One region of Osmia lignaria lignaria isolate PbOS001 chromosome 7, iyOsmLign1, whole genome shotgun sequence genomic DNA includes:
- the milt gene encoding trafficking kinesin-binding protein milt isoform X3: protein MTKTYNDIEAVTRLLEEKEKDLELTARIGKELLSHNQKLETTVTSLESELKEANERITQLTHELSKKTELIQILTNDAEETSSEASTPTGIRGINLDMMQKKISSLEDENKQLRTEFARLMQDADHSEEQEAKLVKDIAAQLASANMEVDGIADELDRQKEENRLQHEQIVSLTAKLAEAELRLAQLIAEHDEMGTTLLITRDNQNTLASELAEFKDRYAEVVNLLAETQEQLRKQRKRGMPTVRGGSLFPSMGAAPQPDSIASELESSLYSELSLDSGISTDRIPTYKKVFETVRSASRNSYAADSNQFPRIGSMTTSTLSSGSTGPRMSCGQIRPLASMYPSLDSTGQSDSEGSLITDSEEYPGPQKTGVPGAPGAADLEAALRRLTPAEVLTRRACLSTGTGYSYDYDAGTHSPSTFVPLGCRTPDSIMSTGSSGNLSGYSGNSWRIPEKLQIVKPIEGSQTLHHWSQLATPTLGGLLEERPGVKTRGGRGLEDLGLVTFTLSDLEEDEEYTNPGKLFQDTGSIYTFTNSTVLHPDDHTSVTPSIVGSRVATAPSSALNSGMSTPRTLSRRNSTSTFSTTLGLAKMLNERGIKAVTPSSVRTPSEERNFTPTATPCNSPDASPPESRSSSPIRDSGLSLGLLSSGAELLKRTFGGEPEHVQRKRTVISRSDKKALTSIRLVEKLERIGIDTIMATTVGSSISPLALQGSLYTRRTMESPMAQLTFLKNSMSSSGSQEKLSPSSTSSDSSSMKRKLIGKKQDESIPNREPNRQRRTGARATRPDLGQVTPAVPVTVTKESPAQSALGTISSFLFGRKGGLL from the exons ATGACCAAGACCTATAATGACATAGAAGCAGTTACAAGGCTTCTAGAGGAG aaagAGAAGGACTTGGAGCTGACCGCACGTATCGGTAAAGAACTTTTATCGCACAACCAAAAACTTGAAACCACGGTCACCAGTTTAGAGTCCGAGTTAAAGGAAGCCAATGAAAGAATCACTCAACTCACGCATGAACTTTCGAAGAAGACAGAACTAATTCAAATACTTACCAATGATGCAGAAGAAACAAGCTCCGAAGCCAGCACGCCCACCGGAATACGTGGCATTAATTTGGACATGATGCAGAAAAAGATCAGTTCCCTCGAAGATGAAAACAAACAATTGAGAACTGAATTTGCTAGGCTAATGCAAGATGCTGATCATTCAGAGGAACAGGAAGCTAAACTTGTCAAAGATATCGCAGCTCAACTCG caAGTGCAAACATGGAAGTAGATGGAATAGCAGATGAACTTGATAGGCAGAAAGAAGAGAATAGATTACAGCATGAACAGATTGTTAGTTTGACTGCAAAATTAGCTGAAGCTGAATTGAGACTGGCACAATTAATTGCTGAACATGATGAAATGGGAACTACTCTACTTATCACCAGGGATAATCAAAACACCCTGGCGAGTGAGCTGGCCGAATTCAAAGATCGATACGCAGAG gTGGTGAATTTATTAGCTGAAACCCAAGAACAACTTCGAAAACAACGAAAGAGAGGAATGCCAACAGTCAGAGGAGGATCTTTATTCCCTTCAATGGGTGCTGCTCCGCAACCAGATTCTATTGCTTCAGAGTTAGAGTCGTCTCTTTATTCCGAGCTCAGCTTAGATTCTGGAATCAGTACTGATAGGAT ACCAACTTACAAGAAGGTTTTCGAAACGGTCAGGAGCGCTTCAAGAAATTCTTATGCAGCTGATAGCAACCAGTTCCCAAGAATAGGTTCTATGACTACGTCAACGTTGTCAAGTGGCTCTACTGGACCACGGATGAGTTGTGGACAAATTCGACCTCTGGCTTCTATGTATCCTAGTTTAGACTCTACTGGACAAAGCGATTCAGAAGGCTCCCTTATCACAGATTCTGAGGAATATCC TGGTCCACAAAAAACTGGAGTACCTGGGGCTCCAGGAGCGGCGGACTTGGAGGCAGCTCTTCGTAGATTGACACCTGCAGAAGTTCTCACAAGGCGTGCTTGTCTTAGCACCGGTACAGGATACAGTTACGATTATGATGCTGGAACTCATTCACCCTCGACTTTCGTACCGCTAGGTTGTAGAACTCCTGATAGTATTATGTCCACGGGAAGCAGTGGAAACTTAAGTGGTTACAGTGGAAATTCTTGGAGAATTCCTGAGAAATTGCAAATAGTTAAACCTATTGAAGGTTCGCAGACGTTACATCATTGGTCTCAATTGGCCACGCCAACTTTAg GTGGCCTTTTGGAAGAACGACCAGGAGTGAAAACACGTGGAGGACGCGGCTTGGAAGACTTAGGCCTTGTCACTTTCACTTTAAGCGACcttgaagaagatgaagaatacACAAACCCTGGAAAACTGTTTCAAGATACCGGTTCCATATATACATTTACTAATAGTACTGTACTTCATCCCGATGATCACACCAGTGTAACTCCAAGTATTGTAGGAAGTAGAGTTGCAACTGCACCGAGTAGTGCTTTAAATTCTGGAATGAGTACTCCACGAACTTTAAGTAGGAGGAACTCAACTTCGACATTTTCAACGACCCTTGGACTTGCGAAAATGTTAAACGAACGAg GCATAAAAGCAGTGACACCTTCTTCTGTGAGAACGCCAAGtgaagaaagaaattttacGCCTACTGCGACACCTTGCAATAGTCCTGATGCTAGTCCCCCAGAAAGCCGATCTAGTTCACCAATTCGAGACAGTGGACTTTCTTTGGGATTGTTATCCAGCGGAGCAGAATTATTGAAGAGGACATTTGGTGGAGAGCCAGAG CACGTACAAAGGAAGCGAACGGTGATCTCCAGGTCCGATAAAAAAGCACTTACCAGTATCCGTTTAGTAGAAAAGCTTGAGAGAATTGGTATTGATACGATAATGGCTACAACAGTTGGTTCCTCCATCTCTCCATTAGCACTTCAAGGTTCTCTGTATACCAGGCGTACCATGGAAAGTCCTATGGCTCAATTAACCTTCCTGAAAAACTCTATGTCCTCGAGTGGAAGTCAAGAGAAACTTTCACCTTCTTCCACTTCAAGTGATTCGTCGTCAATGAAACGAAAATTGATTGGAAAGAAACAAGACGAGTCTATACCAAACAGAGAACCAAACCGACAAAGGAGAACTGGTGCTAGGGCCACAAGACCTGATCTCGGACAGGTTACACCCGCAGTTCCTGTCACAGTTACAAAAGAATCTCCTGCGCAATCAGCTTTGGGAACTATTAGCTCGTTTCTATTTGGACGAAAGGGTGGATTACTTTGA
- the LOC117610592 gene encoding protein-lysine N-methyltransferase SMYD4-like: MRELLDLLYKKIYAADKYEDVFNEFKTLRANEERVRFFLKLMLEYDMIPQVCPDRKNTKKSTELREQGNEKYMSESLTSSLCIDVLKLYTKSIAYAPCTSEQLALAYANRSAVLKKIHKYKECIEDIDRALALPYPNNLRSKLYLRKIECLSILKHPKTEDAIKEAQNWLDSMSLNDKKINNMFISAKKISVSNTSKNQTIMKQLPKLKICNTEAPCASDAITIKYNEKYGRHIVATRNINVGEVIAIEKPYLFMLKPDNLQTHCSNCLEVCWINIPCNYCTYAMYCSEECKASDWSKYHDIECKVFPYYFKMNFTLLYFLSVRLTIQAIRESNNIQNLKEELKEIENCDNPRTKGFSKNGTFESDAYRSVLSLVTNVEKLSLQDLFRRSAEASFTLYYLATCTDIFGSSMKDLSELVENTDAIFVGGLILRHLQLIFINSHIISEEYGLNGRSYGGALMPFLSLINHSCNPNILRVDRTGHMIIYAIYPIKKDEQIFDNYGPLYAMLSKSMRHMELLKDYCFTCDCVACVEDWPLFYKLQSSKESSLGIEALRALQNYPKYAHMAEVGIVFNKNMIDDLLQMFEQVYNAVRMPHWTLFEMTEVLKRVYCLRGNRFDIPEL, encoded by the exons ATGCGTGAATTGCtggatttattatataaaaaaatatatgctGCAGATAAGTATGAAGATGTATTTAATGAATTCAAAACTTTACGTGCAAATGAGGAACGTGTAAGATTTTTTCTTAAGCTTATGCTAGAATATGATATGATTCCTCAAGTATGTCCAGAtagaaaaaatacaaagaaatctACAGAATTAAGAGAGcaaggaaatgaaaaatatatgtcAGAATCATTAACAAGCTCTCTGTGTATCGATGTACTAAAACTGTATACAAAAAGTATAGCGTATGCACCTTGTACATCTGAACAACTTGCATTGGCGTATGCTAATAGATCTGCTGTTCtaaaaaaaatacacaaatacaaagaatgtattgaagacATAGATAGAGCATTAGCCTTACCATATCCAAATAATTTAAGaagtaaattatatttaagaaaaattgagtGTTTAAGTATATTAAAACATCCCAAAACAGAAGATGCTATTAAAGAAGCGCAAAATTGGCTGGACAGCATGTCCttgaatgataaaaaaataaataatatgttcATTTCTGCCAAAAAAATATCGGTATCAAATACATCAAAAAACCAAACTATCATGAAACAATTGCCTAAATTAAAGATATGCAACACTGAAGCTCCTTGTGCCTCCGATGCGATAactataaaatataatgaaaaatatggcAGACACATTGTAGCTACCCGTAACATAAATGTTGGTGAAGTAATTGCTATAGAAAAACCTTATTTGTTTATGTTGAAGCCTGACAATTTACAGACGCATTGTTCAAATTGTTTGGAAGTATGCTGGATTAATATACCTTGTAACTATTGTACATATGCTATGTATTGTTCAGAAGAATGTAAAGCTTCGGACTGGAGTAAATATCATGACATAGAATGTAAGGTATTTCCTTActattttaaaatgaattttacgcTTCTGTATTTCCTTAGTGTAAGACTTACTATTCAGGCAATAAGAGAGAGCAATAACATACAGAACTTAAAAGAAGAactaaaagaaattgaaaattgtgatA ATCCTCGTACAAAGGGATTTTCAAAGAATGGAACATTTGAAAGTGATGCGTACAGAAGTGTATTAAGTTTGGTTACTAACGTTGAAAAACTGTCATTACAAGATCTCTTTAGAAGATCTGCAGAAGCTAGTTTCACATTGTATTACCTAGCAACATGTACTGATATATTTGGAAGTTCAATGAAAGATTTATCTGAATTAGTAGAAAACACTGATGCTATCTTTGTTGGGGGGCTTATACTAAGGCATCTGCAGTTGATCTTTATTAATTCTCATAtt attTCGGAAGAATATGGACTGAATGGGAGAAGCTATGGTGGAGCACTTATGCCATTTCTTAGTCTGATTAATCACAGTTGTAACCCAAACATTCTAAGAGTTGACAGGACTGGGCATATGATTATTTATGCAATATATCCTATCAAAAAAGATGAACAG ATATTTGATAACTACGGTCCATTATATGCAATGTTATCAAAATCCATGAGACACATGGAACTTCTAAAGGACTATTGCTTCACTTGTGATTGTGTAGCCTGTGTGGAAGACTGgccattattttataaattacagtCAAGTAAG GAATCCAGTTTAGGAATAGAAGCTCTTCGTGCGTTACAAAATTATCCTAAATATGCTCATATGGCGGAAGTAGGAAttgtatttaacaaaaatatgatAGATGATTTGTTACAAATGTTTGAACAAGTATATAACGCGGTGCGTATGCCACACTGGACACTGTTCGAGATGACAGAAGTTCTTAAACGCGTCTATTGCTTACGTGGAAACAGATTTGATATTCCGGAACTATAA